TATTGTCTCGTAGGGTGGAACGTCAGTAGGTTAGGATTATTGAAATTGACGTGCAGGAGGTGAATAAATTTGCAAATTTTCAATCGTTAGTAAATGCTTTCTCGTTGACAGAGTAAACAAAAACCCAAGCATGACTACTGACCATGTAACTTTGGGGGATGCCCTGTCCAATGTTGATGTTCTCGATGAGTTCACGCTACCTTATGAACAGCCATGCATTGAGGCGCAGCCATGCTCGGTTGTATATCAAGCTAATTTTGATACAAACTTTGAAGATAGAAATGGATTTGTCACTGGTATTGCCAAATATATTGAAGAAGCTACTGTGCATGCAAGTTTGGTTAGTATCTAGTCAAATTATCATCTAGCATAATTTTCAACAGAAcgcataattttaaaatataattgatTTTGCAGAATGAATTACTGGAAGAAGGACTGGAACATGCGGTTATGCTTTATACGTGGAGATGTTGTTCCAGGGCTATACCGCAACCCAAGTCAAATGAACAGCCAAACAGAGTTGAAATATACGAAAAAACTGTAGAAGTTCTTGCACCGGAAGTTAATAAGCTCTTAAACTTTATGTATTTTCAAGTAAGTACCACACTTCTATGCTTTGAATTTAATGAGTCATTGCCATAATGACTCACAAATTAGTGCGAAtgtgaaatttaatattttaattattcattatCAGAGAAAAGCCATTGAAAGATTCTCAGCAGAAGTAAAACGCCTCTGTCACCAAGAAAAGAGAAAGGATTTTGTCTCTGAAGCGTATCTATTAACGTTGGGCAAATTCATCAATATGTTTGCTGTTCTTGATGAACTTAAAAACATGAAATCAAGTgtcaaaaatgattattcaACTTATAGAAGGTAGTAAACAGTATAACTTTATACTTTATTTAGTGTAGTAAAAGAGTACTCatcatattttacaatttaacaGAGCTGCacaatttttaaaagtgaTGTCAGACTCCCAGACACTGCAAGAATCTCAAAATTTGTCAATGTTTCTGGCTAcccaaaataaaattagagataCGGTTaaggaaaatttagaaaaaattcagGGCTACGAAGAATTGCTGGCTGACGTCGTAAATATTTGTGTGCATATGTTTGAAACAAAAATGTACCTTACTCCAAATGAGAAACATATGCTGGTGAAAGTCATGGGTTTTGGTCTTTTCCTAATGGATAGTGAATTGtgcaatattaataaattagaccaaaagaaaaaattaaaattagataGAATTGATaggattttcaaaaatttagaaGTTGTTCCACTTTTTGGAGATATGCAAATTGCTccatttaattatataaaacgATCCAAGCATTTTGATGCCTCAAAATGGCCATTGTCTTCATCTGTAAACAGTATGAGTCCCCAAGCTGACTTAATGGTGCATTTACCTCAAATTCGAGAAGATCATGTCAAATACATAAGTGAATTGGCtaggtaaatattttattttcataatgttattattatataattctAATTTTCCTGATTGTGATGtaaattttgaatcaattaaCTTTGTTTTATTCAGGTATAGCAACGAAGTCACTACAACTTATAAAGATTGTGGAAGTGATACAGAGAATAGAGAAACCGCTGAATTAGCTTTACGTGGTTTACAATTGCTTTCTCAATGGACCAGTGTTGTAACAGAACTCTACAGCTGGAAATTATTACATCCAACAGATCATCACATGAATAAAGAGTGCCCTCAAGAAGCTGAAGAGTATGAAAGAGCTACACGTTACAATTATACGGAAGAGGAAAAATTTGCATTAATTGAAGTGATAGCTATGATCAAAGGACTTCAAGTTTTAATGGCTCGCATGGAAACTGTATTTGTTGACGCAATACGCAGAAACATATATGCCGAATTACAGGATTTTGTACAATTAATTCTAAGAGAACCATTAAGAAAAGCAATAAAGAACAAGAAAGATTTGATCAGAAGGTTCgtatttttaagttttatgtaaataaaagatgtattaattgttttataatgaaaaaaatatatatgtccGCTTTAGTATAATCGTTTCTGTGAGGGAAACGTGTGCTGATTGGCATCACGGAGTAGAACCTACGGCCGATCCTGCACTCAAAGGCAAGAAAGATCCAGACAACGGATTCGGCATTAAAGTGCCAAGGAGGAAAGTTGGTACGTACAGATTAAACAGaattaatttgtataatttattgaataaaacacgaatgtttttgattcaatcaaggtttttatgttaatattaatttgtgGTTGTTAGGTCCATCGTCAACTCAACTCTACATGGTGCGCACGATGCTTGAATCATTAATCGCTGACAAAAGTGGAGGCAAACGAACCTTAAGAAAAGATATCGATGGTCAATACCTTGTTCAAATCGACCAGTTTCATAAGACTAGTTTTTATTGGGGTTATCTATTAAATTTTAGCGGTACGAAAGCATGAATCCATAATTtaataagaacattttttagctACTGTACgacaattttaataataatgaaatttgTTTTACAGAGGCCTTACAAAATTGTTGTGATCTCTCGCAATTATGGTACAGGGAGTTTTATCTCGAGATGACCATGGGTCGTAAAATACAGGTaagaacaattttatttattttattaaagttattaatattttttttaagaaaatggCCAAGTACTTAATGGACAGCTCATACGAAAAGCAATTTCTATCATACTTTACTATTTCGTTTCTGCTTCAAATTCTATTCTTGCATAAATCACGACTGAAACGTATTTCGGCGTTGTTCCTTTCTAACACTTTATCAGCTATTTTCTCTGACTGTTTTCATGACTAGAAATGCCAAGTGCGACACCAGCATAATGAGGAATGCAGCGATTTGATCACCATGGAGAAACGCATTCAGGTACTCTATTCGCCTCAAAATCATCATCTCACTGTAGCGAgtagataattattttttactcgtATTTCCATACCACGGAACTGCACAACTGGGAATTGGATAAATTTCAGTTGCACTGTGTGTTTTTTGTGTGTTGTGCGTTTATCATGTGTGTTTTTCTTTGTACAGATCGTACGTTTTGTAAATATCATAAAAGCTCACTAGTGTCTCTATATAGATAGCAGCATTATTGAAACATTTCTTATTTTTGTACGgcaaataattttcgcacatgattttttttcgtaatGCATTATTTATGGGTTTCgttctatatatttttttaactaaatGATATTTGTACTTTATTTATAGTTATGTGTTAGTGGTAGCATGATACATGCGTACTCAACATTTTTACATTGGCCATGGTAATACAGAGAATGAAGTTCACTATCGAATCATGTTTTATCATTAGAAAGTAGAAAAGCAAATGTTGTCTTTTCGttactttattatttcttaacatattaaatatgtaataaaatatcaattaataataatttaacggAAAATTCAAACGTTTATGGCG
The sequence above is a segment of the Nasonia vitripennis strain AsymCx chromosome 3, Nvit_psr_1.1, whole genome shotgun sequence genome. Coding sequences within it:
- the LOC100122923 gene encoding cytoplasmic FMR1-interacting protein isoform X1, giving the protein MTTDHVTLGDALSNVDVLDEFTLPYEQPCIEAQPCSVVYQANFDTNFEDRNGFVTGIAKYIEEATVHASLNELLEEGLEHAVMLYTWRCCSRAIPQPKSNEQPNRVEIYEKTVEVLAPEVNKLLNFMYFQRKAIERFSAEVKRLCHQEKRKDFVSEAYLLTLGKFINMFAVLDELKNMKSSVKNDYSTYRRAAQFLKVMSDSQTLQESQNLSMFLATQNKIRDTVKENLEKIQGYEELLADVVNICVHMFETKMYLTPNEKHMLVKVMGFGLFLMDSELCNINKLDQKKKLKLDRIDRIFKNLEVVPLFGDMQIAPFNYIKRSKHFDASKWPLSSSVNSMSPQADLMVHLPQIREDHVKYISELARYSNEVTTTYKDCGSDTENRETAELALRGLQLLSQWTSVVTELYSWKLLHPTDHHMNKECPQEAEEYERATRYNYTEEEKFALIEVIAMIKGLQVLMARMETVFVDAIRRNIYAELQDFVQLILREPLRKAIKNKKDLIRSIIVSVRETCADWHHGVEPTADPALKGKKDPDNGFGIKVPRRKVGPSSTQLYMVRTMLESLIADKSGGKRTLRKDIDGQYLVQIDQFHKTSFYWGYLLNFSEALQNCCDLSQLWYREFYLEMTMGRKIQKCQVRHQHNEECSDLITMEKRIQFPIEMSMPWILTDHILRSKEPSMMEYVLYPLDLYNDSALYALTIFRKQFLYDEVEAEVNLCFDQFVYKLSEQIFAHYKQLAASILLDKRFRVECLAAGAYILSYPRANRYETLLKQRHVQLLGRSIDLNKLITQRINADMQKSLDLAISKFESGDITGVIELEGLLQVNRLTHKLLSKWLALDEYDAMFREANHNVLAPYGRITLHVFWELNYDFLPNYCYNAATNRFVKCRGLQFVQPVHRDKPPQMSHHYLWGSKQLNLAYSTQYGQYSGFVGPYHFRTMCKLLGYQGIAVVMEELLKIVKSLIQGSLLQFTKTLMEAMPKVCKLPRYDYGSPGVLGYYHAQLNDIVQYPDAKTELFHNFREFGNTILFCLLMEQALSQEEVCDLMHAAPFQNILPRPYCKEGEKPETKQKRLEAKYAALQIVPNVDKLGTAKQAMIAREGDLLTRERLCCGLSIFEVVLSRLRSFLDDPIWVGPPPANGVMNIDECTEFHRLWSALQFVYCIPVGDTEFTVEELFGEGLHWAGCAMVVLLGQQRRFEALDFCYHILRVQRVDGKDENVKGIHLKRMVDRIRRFQVLNSQIFAVLNKYLKSGDSDASSVEHVRCFPPPIHPSLAHVQQHYHAPEYLRQVNHP
- the LOC100122923 gene encoding cytoplasmic FMR1-interacting protein isoform X2 is translated as MTTDHVTLGDALSNVDVLDEFTLPYEQPCIEAQPCSVVYQANFDTNFEDRNGFVTGIAKYIEEATVHASLNELLEEGLEHAVMLYTWRCCSRAIPQPKSNEQPNRVEIYEKTVEVLAPEVNKLLNFMYFQRKAIERFSAEVKRLCHQEKRKDFVSEAYLLTLGKFINMFAVLDELKNMKSSVKNDYSTYRRAAQFLKVMSDSQTLQESQNLSMFLATQNKIRDTVKENLEKIQGYEELLADVVNICVHMFETKMYLTPNEKHMLVKVMGFGLFLMDSELCNINKLDQKKKLKLDRIDRIFKNLEVVPLFGDMQIAPFNYIKRSKHFDASKWPLSSSVNSMSPQADLMVHLPQIREDHVKYISELARYSNEVTTTYKDCGSDTENRETAELALRGLQLLSQWTSVVTELYSWKLLHPTDHHMNKECPQEAEEYERATRYNYTEEEKFALIEVIAMIKGLQVLMARMETVFVDAIRRNIYAELQDFVQLILREPLRKAIKNKKDLIRSIIVSVRETCADWHHGVEPTADPALKGKKDPDNGFGIKVPRRKVGPSSTQLYMVRTMLESLIADKSGGKRTLRKDIDGQYLVQIDQFHKTSFYWGYLLNFSEALQNCCDLSQLWYREFYLEMTMGRKIQFPIEMSMPWILTDHILRSKEPSMMEYVLYPLDLYNDSALYALTIFRKQFLYDEVEAEVNLCFDQFVYKLSEQIFAHYKQLAASILLDKRFRVECLAAGAYILSYPRANRYETLLKQRHVQLLGRSIDLNKLITQRINADMQKSLDLAISKFESGDITGVIELEGLLQVNRLTHKLLSKWLALDEYDAMFREANHNVLAPYGRITLHVFWELNYDFLPNYCYNAATNRFVKCRGLQFVQPVHRDKPPQMSHHYLWGSKQLNLAYSTQYGQYSGFVGPYHFRTMCKLLGYQGIAVVMEELLKIVKSLIQGSLLQFTKTLMEAMPKVCKLPRYDYGSPGVLGYYHAQLNDIVQYPDAKTELFHNFREFGNTILFCLLMEQALSQEEVCDLMHAAPFQNILPRPYCKEGEKPETKQKRLEAKYAALQIVPNVDKLGTAKQAMIAREGDLLTRERLCCGLSIFEVVLSRLRSFLDDPIWVGPPPANGVMNIDECTEFHRLWSALQFVYCIPVGDTEFTVEELFGEGLHWAGCAMVVLLGQQRRFEALDFCYHILRVQRVDGKDENVKGIHLKRMVDRIRRFQVLNSQIFAVLNKYLKSGDSDASSVEHVRCFPPPIHPSLAHVQQHYHAPEYLRQVNHP